In a single window of the Orcinus orca chromosome 9, mOrcOrc1.1, whole genome shotgun sequence genome:
- the NXPH1 gene encoding neurexophilin-1: MQATCWYVLLLLQPTVYLVTCANLTNGGKSELLKSGSSKSTLKHIWTESSKDLSISRLLSQTFRGKENDTDLDLRYDTPEPYSEQDLWDWLRNSTDLQEPRPRAKRRPIVKTGKFKKMFGWGDFHSNIKTVKLNLLITGKIVDHGNGTFSVYFRHNSTGQGNVSVSLVPPTKIVEFDLAQQTVIDAKDSKSFNCRIEYEKVDKATKNTLCNYDPSKTCYQEQTQSHVSWLCSKPFKVICIYISFYSTDYKLVQKVCPDYNYHSDTPYFPSG, from the coding sequence GTCACATGTGCCAATTTAACAAACGGTGGAAAGTCAGAACTTCTAAAATCAGGAAGCAGCAAATCCACACTAAAGCATATATGGACAGAAAGCAGCAAAGACTTGTCTATCAGCCGACTCCTGTCACAGACTTTTCGTGGCAAAGAAAATGATACAGATTTAGACCTGCGATATGACACCCCAGAACCTTATTCTGAGCAAGACCTCTGGGACTGGCTGAGGAACTCCACAGACCTTCAAGAGCCTCGGCCCAGGGCCAAGCGAAGGCCCATTGTTAAGACGGGCAAGTTTAAGAAAATGTTTGGATGGGGTGATTTTCATTCCAACATCAAAACAGTGAAGCTAAACCTATTGATAACTGGGAAAATTGTAGATCATGGCAATGGGACATTTAGTGTTTATTTCAGGCATAATTCCACTGGTCAAGGGAACGTATCTGTCAGCTTGGTGCCCCCTACGAAAATAGTGGAATTCGACTTGGCACAGCAAACCGTGATTGATGCCAAAGATTCCAAGTCCTTTAATTGTCGCATTGAATATGAAAAGGTTGACAAGGCTACCAAGAACACACTCTGCAACTATGACCCTTCAAAAACCTGTTACCAGGAGCAGACCCAAAGTCATGTGTCCTGGCTCTGCTCCAAGCCCTTTAAGGTGATCTGtatttacatttccttttatAGTACAGATTATAAACTCGTACAGAAAGTGTGCCCCGACTACAACTACCACAGCGACACACCTTACTTCCCCTCTGGATGA